Proteins from a single region of Paraglaciecola sp. T6c:
- a CDS encoding ATP-binding protein produces MPGLHRIILINCHLPGFVELDVSGHSNICGTNASGKTTLQRLIPVFYGELPSKVVPKTRKKFDEFYLPHANSYLIYEYQREDGQECQVVLTRKGSDGVQYRLIDAPYKSEQILVEMENGEAQAMLPEQWIKQLRQLQIDFSHKIQATSEFRGIIQNDASVGGTGRENTKLRQLASRYSLVSSAHRIRHMEKLVSAVHAKEGKMDTLRTMLAAIFEEDGLVQPTTTVKNTKAREWITQMRQTMRLQSMQGDYEKIQEQTEQLNVIEQQLLLLKPLLEQDLQHLTTEKADGQEQKNNYKTQQRAEKDIFEQAEGELNSRLSETNEQLSAKSSRLDHLQQQYEKYQDSDIEQLQKDMDALPLTREEYEQTLEQYNLLIEQHKDLQSQLEQQKFKLSESLERLSRKNQASVKVIRQQKETVRQTHHEKESALRSQFEQRKEQQGSEFEQQLMDVERSIVRQEHQAKHASATDEEMENGALADKRLELAQRAWQQSSGAKKQAEALHQQCQHKRDEADKTLHRARLATRQSKDHLQQLHKQLSPEQDSLRQFLRDNKPGWEQSIGKLIVEPLLERKDLSPKLVETSDEQHLLGVQLDTSVIDAPAYAQDETALRVALQQATKHLLAAEKEQKSAEAELDQLHQEAEMQREVVAERNRAFEQAEQEVSYAQSAKQRYSDELKIVLQKRRQQAQAALDTLLQEKKQILEQKADAIALLKSDYDEQLLEFKSGWQDEVAVLDEQIDELEKQVEQKRQQNREQIKQLEEAFNQELANKDIDPNTLKALKQKTESLKSLIQTVTSRREELNEYKAFMQSDWLKQRPMLLEQEAELKASAQQLTQQQSTLQRQYQNKRTELSQALSAIEKRLSACSALITEIEPMVRQLANIAFSFKANDESDINLGDQAERISRCTEALESRSRGEKKLKEALSEFEANLGKDAGKDFLDTMLQAFSVLDEDANVRDRLPILQRLLSILASRQRQIVEQGETIGGDLNKFFTVFSDINRKISLQSKRLTDEVSDDLTLDGIARSEVKIISTVDELNFWTPLKRFAEQYDNWNKSDAFLPSETYLDTLADVVEVLPNDANYSIESLLRLELHLNEGGSDLVIKNDRQLLESSSHGMAYLILCKFLLAFTRLLRNQANIDIHWPIDEIGTLAYHNVEKLFAACDTNHINILGAFPNPESDVLMLFKHRYLIDKQRQRLEKIEPKLSRIAERLQQNSLSSSNANHTADNKNPQVTA; encoded by the coding sequence ATGCCTGGGTTACACCGCATCATTCTAATTAATTGTCACCTTCCTGGTTTTGTTGAACTTGACGTATCTGGTCACAGTAATATCTGTGGCACCAATGCATCGGGTAAAACCACTTTGCAACGCCTGATCCCCGTTTTTTATGGCGAGCTTCCCAGTAAAGTGGTGCCCAAGACCCGTAAAAAATTCGATGAATTCTATTTGCCTCACGCCAATAGCTATTTAATTTACGAATATCAGCGCGAAGACGGTCAAGAATGTCAGGTGGTGTTAACGCGCAAAGGCAGTGATGGGGTGCAGTATCGTCTTATTGATGCGCCCTATAAGAGCGAGCAAATTCTTGTTGAAATGGAAAACGGCGAAGCGCAAGCGATGCTGCCAGAGCAATGGATTAAGCAGCTCAGGCAATTACAAATAGACTTCTCTCATAAAATTCAAGCCACCAGTGAATTTCGCGGCATTATTCAAAACGATGCCAGTGTGGGTGGAACAGGACGTGAAAACACCAAGTTAAGGCAACTGGCAAGCCGATACAGCTTGGTGTCTAGTGCGCATCGTATACGCCACATGGAAAAGCTAGTCAGTGCGGTACATGCTAAAGAAGGCAAGATGGATACTCTGCGTACCATGCTGGCAGCCATTTTTGAAGAAGATGGTTTAGTACAACCCACCACGACAGTAAAAAACACCAAAGCCCGTGAGTGGATCACCCAAATGCGCCAAACCATGCGTTTGCAAAGCATGCAGGGTGACTACGAAAAAATTCAGGAGCAAACAGAGCAGCTCAATGTCATTGAACAGCAATTGTTGTTACTGAAGCCGTTACTGGAACAAGACTTACAGCACCTAACCACAGAAAAAGCCGATGGGCAGGAACAGAAAAACAACTATAAAACCCAGCAACGCGCTGAAAAAGATATCTTCGAGCAAGCAGAAGGTGAACTGAACAGCCGGCTCAGTGAAACCAACGAGCAATTATCCGCCAAATCCTCTCGTTTAGATCACCTGCAGCAGCAGTACGAAAAGTACCAAGACTCAGATATAGAACAGCTGCAAAAAGACATGGATGCATTACCCCTAACGCGGGAAGAATACGAGCAAACGTTAGAGCAATACAACTTACTCATAGAGCAACACAAAGATCTGCAAAGCCAACTTGAGCAGCAGAAATTTAAATTATCTGAGTCATTAGAGCGCCTATCTCGTAAAAATCAGGCAAGCGTGAAGGTCATCAGGCAGCAAAAAGAAACTGTTCGTCAAACCCATCATGAAAAAGAAAGCGCTCTGCGCAGCCAATTCGAGCAGCGTAAAGAGCAGCAAGGGTCAGAGTTTGAACAACAGCTGATGGACGTTGAGCGCAGTATTGTGCGCCAAGAGCACCAAGCGAAGCACGCTTCTGCCACCGATGAAGAAATGGAAAATGGGGCGCTGGCCGATAAACGTTTAGAGCTCGCCCAGCGAGCATGGCAACAAAGCTCTGGTGCTAAAAAACAAGCTGAAGCTTTGCATCAGCAGTGCCAGCACAAACGTGATGAAGCTGACAAAACGCTACACAGAGCCCGTCTTGCTACCCGCCAAAGTAAAGATCATCTACAACAATTGCATAAGCAGCTTTCCCCTGAGCAAGACAGCCTACGTCAATTTTTACGAGACAATAAACCCGGTTGGGAGCAATCCATAGGGAAATTGATTGTCGAGCCTTTGCTTGAGCGAAAAGATCTTTCCCCTAAGTTAGTAGAGACCTCAGACGAACAACATTTATTGGGTGTGCAATTAGATACCTCAGTGATTGATGCCCCCGCTTATGCCCAAGATGAAACCGCATTGCGCGTGGCGCTTCAGCAAGCAACTAAACACTTATTAGCAGCCGAAAAAGAACAAAAAAGCGCTGAAGCAGAGCTTGATCAATTGCATCAAGAAGCTGAAATGCAGCGCGAAGTAGTCGCAGAGCGCAATCGTGCCTTTGAGCAAGCTGAACAAGAAGTCAGTTACGCCCAAAGCGCTAAGCAGCGTTACTCAGACGAGCTCAAAATCGTCCTACAAAAACGTCGTCAACAAGCACAAGCGGCCCTAGACACGTTACTGCAAGAGAAAAAGCAAATACTTGAGCAAAAAGCTGACGCCATTGCCTTGCTTAAATCCGATTACGACGAGCAGTTGCTTGAATTTAAATCTGGTTGGCAAGATGAAGTGGCTGTGCTTGATGAGCAAATAGATGAATTAGAAAAGCAAGTTGAGCAGAAACGTCAGCAAAATCGTGAGCAAATTAAACAGCTTGAAGAGGCATTTAACCAAGAGCTTGCTAACAAAGATATCGACCCAAATACCCTCAAGGCACTCAAACAGAAAACCGAAAGCCTAAAAAGCTTAATTCAAACGGTGACCAGTCGCCGCGAAGAGCTAAACGAATATAAAGCATTTATGCAGTCAGATTGGCTGAAACAACGCCCAATGTTACTTGAGCAAGAAGCCGAGCTTAAAGCATCTGCACAGCAACTAACTCAGCAACAAAGTACGCTGCAACGTCAATACCAAAACAAACGCACTGAGTTAAGCCAAGCCTTGTCAGCGATTGAAAAACGCTTATCGGCCTGCAGTGCATTGATCACCGAAATTGAACCTATGGTGCGCCAATTAGCCAATATTGCCTTTTCATTTAAAGCGAATGATGAAAGCGATATTAATTTAGGCGATCAAGCCGAGCGTATTAGTCGCTGTACCGAGGCGCTTGAGAGTCGCAGCCGCGGTGAGAAAAAACTTAAAGAGGCTTTGTCAGAGTTTGAAGCGAATCTCGGCAAAGATGCCGGCAAAGACTTTTTAGATACCATGCTACAAGCGTTTAGCGTGCTTGATGAAGATGCCAACGTGCGTGACCGCCTACCTATTTTGCAGCGTTTATTGAGTATTTTAGCCTCTCGTCAGCGACAAATCGTTGAGCAGGGTGAAACCATAGGCGGGGATTTAAATAAATTCTTTACTGTGTTTAGCGATATTAACCGTAAGATCTCACTGCAGAGTAAACGCCTCACCGACGAAGTATCAGATGATTTGACCCTAGATGGGATCGCCCGCTCAGAGGTAAAGATTATCTCCACCGTGGATGAACTGAATTTCTGGACTCCTCTTAAACGCTTTGCCGAGCAGTATGATAACTGGAATAAATCCGATGCCTTTTTGCCCAGTGAAACCTACTTAGATACTTTAGCCGATGTGGTTGAAGTGCTGCCAAACGATGCCAATTACAGCATTGAGTCTTTGCTGCGATTAGAGCTGCACCTAAATGAAGGCGGCTCAGATTTAGTGATTAAAAATGACAGGCAATTACTGGAGTCATCCAGTCATGGTATGGCGTATTTGATTTTGTGTAAGTTCTTATTGGCTTTTACGCGTTTGCTAAGAAACCAAGCGAATATTGATATCCATTGGCCTATCGATGAAATTGGTACGCTTGCCTATCACAACGTTGAAAAGCTGTTCGCTGCCTGTGATACCAATCACATCAATATTTTAGGGGCGTTTCCTAACCCTGAGTCTGATGTATTGATGTTGTTTAAACACAGATACTTAATCGATAAGCAGCGCCAACGCCTTGAGAAGATAGAGCCTAAGCTCAGTCGTATTGCTGAACGCTTGCAACAAAATAGCCTATCCAGCAGCAATGCTAACCACACAGCAGATAACAAAAATCCACAGGTGACAGCATGA
- a CDS encoding sensor domain-containing protein, which produces MSFIARLKLQLKDYFYLQDDYSPLARVEAWRISSLRIMLVSILLLCSVFVIQSAWQSVTEKIAYVIPMSLTFYIALTAMLFISRRHYYLSSCGLIGLIVLAAISFNATQNNQTLSMLGPVVMYSTPFVAFILLGWKAGLFCIFLNFLPLYILINQISLADYFTPFPVLKHANYYLHVILFVFTNICIPLAIARASIAAKRGNQFNIERNQILTSQNQLYHALFVDAQTAKIIVDNKRNIIEANDAAISLLRNNLPKQFIGERVDSIFPELSEQNDKLVVNRTLGAKMKVLELSAQSINDELHTLITIQDVSAKALLHKTLAVQTQARQRQKLYDENIGLPNRQWLENKLSANAAQFNTVISLCAIRINNAHFIEQKYGFLYLPKVLKRLSTILSEQIGDRSCIAVLDKHSLGFAISILDDAIIKSAMQQVVSTLPRSIVFDDISIHVDCKAGVATHQIDEDVSQLINNALHAVTDNDAVINYYETGSQQRFIEHQEISILLNEALSNDELYVDYQPKVRGDGTIIGMEALLRWNSPIIGGVSPGVFIPIAEQSGLVLRLTRWLVNHVCMQIRQWEDEGLDIVPVAINISGPDLDQPDFKKYLINCVVEQNIKPHFIELELTESAKTRNIPDAIATVQYLASFGFCITLDDFGVGYSGLSKLTNFPVQRVKIDRQFITNIQSDAKNAQVVEAIVAMCKVFKIDVLAEGVEDLREVDCLLEMGCKSFQGFAFARPMSRQNIAKLIDKTQMPNVKLPLQRKNMINN; this is translated from the coding sequence ATGTCTTTCATCGCTCGCCTTAAGTTACAACTTAAAGATTATTTCTATCTACAAGATGACTACTCCCCCTTAGCCAGAGTCGAAGCTTGGCGCATAAGCTCGCTCCGCATCATGCTCGTTTCGATTTTACTCTTGTGTTCTGTGTTTGTAATTCAAAGCGCCTGGCAAAGTGTGACAGAAAAAATAGCCTATGTTATCCCCATGTCCCTCACCTTTTATATTGCATTGACCGCTATGCTTTTCATCTCCCGCCGTCACTATTACTTGAGTTCTTGTGGTTTGATTGGCTTAATAGTGTTGGCAGCAATCAGTTTCAACGCCACCCAGAACAATCAAACCTTATCTATGCTCGGCCCTGTCGTCATGTACTCTACGCCATTTGTTGCTTTTATTTTATTAGGCTGGAAGGCGGGATTGTTTTGTATTTTTCTAAACTTTTTACCACTGTATATTTTAATAAACCAGATTTCATTAGCAGATTATTTCACCCCTTTTCCAGTACTAAAACATGCTAATTATTACTTGCATGTCATCTTGTTCGTTTTTACCAATATTTGTATTCCGTTGGCCATCGCTCGAGCGAGTATCGCAGCAAAGCGAGGTAACCAATTTAACATTGAGCGTAATCAAATACTCACTAGCCAAAACCAGTTATATCACGCTCTTTTTGTCGATGCTCAGACCGCGAAAATCATCGTTGATAACAAAAGAAATATTATTGAAGCCAACGACGCTGCTATCTCTCTTTTGCGCAACAATTTGCCTAAACAGTTTATAGGAGAACGAGTCGACAGCATTTTTCCGGAATTATCAGAACAAAATGACAAACTAGTTGTTAATCGTACTTTAGGCGCAAAAATGAAAGTACTCGAATTGAGTGCTCAGTCGATAAACGATGAGTTACACACCTTGATAACGATTCAAGATGTAAGTGCTAAAGCATTACTTCACAAGACTTTGGCGGTGCAAACCCAAGCAAGACAACGCCAGAAGCTATATGACGAGAACATTGGCTTGCCGAACCGACAATGGTTAGAAAATAAACTTTCAGCCAATGCGGCGCAATTCAATACTGTCATTTCGTTATGTGCGATTAGAATAAACAATGCTCACTTTATTGAACAAAAATACGGTTTCTTATATTTGCCAAAAGTGCTTAAAAGACTATCAACGATATTAAGTGAGCAAATAGGTGATCGTAGTTGTATTGCAGTACTTGATAAACACAGTTTAGGTTTTGCGATTTCCATTCTGGATGATGCAATCATCAAAAGTGCAATGCAGCAAGTGGTTTCAACACTCCCTAGAAGTATAGTGTTTGATGATATCTCCATACACGTTGATTGTAAGGCTGGGGTAGCTACTCATCAAATAGACGAAGATGTAAGCCAGTTAATCAATAACGCGCTGCATGCGGTGACAGATAATGACGCGGTGATAAACTATTATGAAACTGGCAGCCAACAGCGCTTCATTGAACATCAGGAAATCAGTATTTTACTTAATGAAGCGCTATCGAACGACGAATTATACGTGGATTACCAGCCTAAAGTGCGCGGCGATGGCACCATCATTGGTATGGAAGCGCTGCTGAGGTGGAATTCCCCCATCATTGGTGGCGTATCCCCAGGGGTATTTATTCCTATCGCTGAGCAGTCTGGTTTAGTGTTGCGACTCACCCGTTGGTTAGTCAACCACGTATGCATGCAGATAAGGCAATGGGAAGACGAAGGGCTGGATATTGTGCCTGTTGCGATTAATATTTCGGGCCCCGACCTAGATCAGCCTGATTTTAAAAAGTACCTAATTAATTGTGTGGTTGAACAGAACATCAAACCTCACTTCATCGAGCTTGAATTGACTGAGTCGGCCAAAACCCGAAATATCCCCGACGCCATTGCCACAGTGCAATATTTAGCAAGCTTTGGATTCTGTATCACCTTAGATGACTTTGGTGTGGGCTACTCTGGCTTATCTAAACTAACCAACTTCCCAGTACAAAGAGTAAAAATAGACCGCCAGTTTATTACTAATATTCAAAGTGACGCTAAAAATGCACAAGTTGTCGAAGCTATTGTGGCCATGTGTAAGGTGTTTAAGATTGATGTATTAGCTGAAGGCGTTGAAGACCTACGAGAAGTAGACTGCCTATTAGAAATGGGGTGTAAAAGTTTTCAAGGTTTCGCTTTCGCCCGACCAATGAGCAGACAGAACATCGCAAAATTGATAGACAAGACGCAAATGCCAAACGTAAAGCTGCCATTACAACGTAAAAATATGATTAACAATTAA